The following is a genomic window from Amycolatopsis acidiphila.
CACGACAAACGAAAGGATGCCGATTGGGGCGGCTAGGAGGAACATTGTGTGAATAGCGTCCACATAGGATGGAACCGTTGGTACCACGGGTAGTCGGCTGGTGAAGATAGTGCCGAACACCGCGACGCCGAACGAACTTCCCAAGGTTCGCAGGAAGCTCACTCCAGAGGTCGCGACGCCCAGGTCCTCGTAGTCGCTGGTGTTCTGCACGACGATCGTCGGCACTTGCATGCAGCATCCGAGCCCCAGTCCGAGCACGATCATGTACCCGGAGGTGACCCAGAAGCTCGTTCCGACATCGAGCGTGGACATCAGGAACAGGCCGGCCGTCATGATCAGCGAGCCCACTACCGGGAAGATCTTGTACCGGCCGGTGCGACTGATCACGTTGCCGCTGAGCATCGCCGTGATGAGCAGCCCGACGACGAGCGGCAGCATCCGCAACCCGGACTCGGTCGCGCTCGCGCCCTGTACCCGCTGCAGGTAGGTCGGCAGATACGTGATGCCGCCCAGCATTGCGAAGCCCACGACAAAACTCAGCACACTCGCCACCGTGAACACCCGGCCGCGGAACAGGCGCATCGGCAGCATCGGTTCCTCGGCACGGAGCTCGACCAGCACGAACAGCACCAGCAGCACGATCGAACCGACGGCCATCCCGATGATCGTCGGGGACGTCCACGGGTACTCGGTCCCGCCCCAGCTGGTGACCAGTGTCAGGCCGGTCGCCGCCAGTGCGATCAGCAGGATGCCCAGGTAGTCGATTCGCGGGCGGGTCGTGCTCTTGACGGCCGGCAGGGCGGCCGCGGCGATCAGCACGACGACGACGCCGAGCGGGATGTTCACATAGAACGCCCACCGCCAGCTGAGCTGGTCCACGAACAGCCCGCCCAGCAGGGGGCCGGCGACCGTCGCGACACCGAACATGGCGCCGATCGCGCCCTGGTACTTGCCTCGTTCCCGCAGCGGCACGACGTCGGCGATCACGGCTGACGATGTGACCATCAGGCCGCCGCCACCGAGGCCCTGTACGGCCCGAAACGCGATCAGCCAGACCATCGAGTCGGCCCAGCCGGAGAAGAAGGAGCCCACCAGGAACAACAAGACGCTTGCGAGAAAGGCCTTCTTGCGACCGAACAGGTCCCCGAACTTGCCGATCAGCACTGTCATGATCGTCTCGGCGAGCAGGTACGCCGTGACCACCCAGGACAGATGGTTCGCGCCGCCCAGATCAGCGACGATCGTCGGTAGCGCGGTCGAGACGATGGTCTGGTCGAGCGCAGCCAACAGCATCCCGAGCATGATCGCCGCGACGATGGTGTTCTGCCTCTTCCTGCTGGTCACAGCCGGAAGGCTAATGGCGCGCAACCCCGTCGGACGGGCTCCTCACCCGATGGTGGGCGCCGAGTTGTCACGTTCGTCACCCAGGCCCTTGCCCAGCGGCTCTCGGTGCCGTCCTGGCTTGCCATTACGCTGGTGAAGACCGCAACGGAGTGCGAGAGGGCAGGGGAACGTGTCGGTTCAGAGTGGCACCATCGAGGATCTGCGCGCGAGCGTGGGCCTCCGGATCGCCGATGAGCAACTGCTGCGCACGCTCGCCGGCGGGCTCGCCGATGTCGAGAACCTCCTGCGCGAGACCGCCCGCAGCGAGGTCAAGGCCGTGAACGACGCCGCATCGCACCTGGTCGAGGCGGGTGGCAAACGTTTTCGTCCGATGTTCACCCTGCTCGCCGCCGAGTTCGGCGAGGGCAACCACAAAGGGGTCGTGACCGCGGCCGCGGCCGTCGAGCTGGTCCACCTGGCCACGCTGTACCACGACGACGTCATGGACGAGGCCACGATGCGCCGCGGTGCGCAGAGCGTGAACGCGCGCTGGGACAACACCGTTGCGATCCTGACCGGGGACTTCCTGTTCGCGCACGCGTCACGGCTCGTCTCCTACCTGGGCACCGACGCAGCGCGGATCATCGCCGAGACCTTCGGTGAGCTGGTCACCGGCCAGATGCGGGAGACGGTCGGTCCTGATGTCGGCGAGGACCCCGTCGAGCACTACCTGAGCGTGATCGCGCAGAAGACCGGCTCGCTCATCGCGACCGCGGGTCGCTTCGGCGGCATGGTCTCGGATGCGAAACCCGAGTACATCGAGGCGCTCACTCGCTTCGGCGACATCATCGGGACCGCCTTCCAGATCTCGGACGACATCATCGACATCGCCTCCCCGTCGGACGAGTCCGGCAAGACCCCGGGCACCGACCTGCGGGAGGGCGTGCGCACCCTGCCGATGCTCCTCGCGCTGGCCGACCCCGACACCGACCCGCGGCTGGTGGAGCTGCTGGCCGGCCCGATCGCCGAAGATGCCCTGGTCGAAGAGGCCCTCGACCTGCTGCGGGCCTCCAGCGGGCTCGACCGCGCCATGGTGACGCTCTCCGACTACGCTCGTCGCGCGAGGGTGGAGTTGTCCGCGCTGCCCGCTTCGGTCGCGCGCGACGCGTGTGAGTCCGTCGCCGACTATCTCGTCGCGCGGACGCGTTGATCTGACTCCGCCGCGTCATGAGTGCGCCGCTTGGGTGTCACTGACAGTGGTAGTGGTGCGGTTGGGAAAGAAAGGACAGCGCGGATGTCCATCTTCGGGCAGGTGTGGCTGTGGAGCGCCGCGGCCTTCGTGGTCGGTGTACTGCTGACCTGGTTGCTGCTCGTCCGGCCTGCACAGGCGCGGAGCCGTGCTCTCCAGCGCCGGCTCGAGGCGGCACAGGCTGCCGCCTCGGAGCGCCAGTCCGCGAACGCCATGCCGACGCGCACCTTCGGCAACGACTCGGCCGCGCGGCTGCACGAGCCCACACCCGTGACCGAGCACCTTCGGCCGCTCGAGGAACCCGGGCCCGTCGCTGCGTCCGAGCCGAACTGGTACGACCGGGACAGCTTCGATGGGCGGATGCCCGACGAGTCCTCGTTCGAGCCGGAGTCGGACGCCGAGAAGACTTCAATTTTCAGGCCGCACCAGATGCCCGAGCACGGCTCGTTGTTCGACTCGAACGCTGAAATCGAGCGCGGGGCATTGTTCGACTCGAACGCGGAGGTCGAGCGGGGAGCCTTGTTCGACGCGGACGCGGAGGTCGAACGGGGGGCACCCTTCGATCCGAACGGGCCGGCCGAGCGTGGCTCGCTGTTCGGGCAGGAGGCCGAGGCCGGGCGCGGGCATCGGTACGCACCTGAGGCCGAGCCGGAGCACGGGTCGCAGTTCGGCCAGGAGACCGCTGACGGGCGCGGGCATCGATACGCAGCTGAGGCGGACGGCGAGCAGGAGCAGCACCGTTCGCTGTTCGGGCAGGAGGCTGAGCCGGAGCGCGGGCATCGGTATGCGCCCGAGCCGGAGGCCGAGGTCGAGCGTGGCTCGCTGTTGGGGCAGGAAGGTGGGCTCGAGCGCGGGGCATTGCTCGGGGAGCAGGCGGAACCTGAGCACGGGACGCCGTTCGGGCAGGGCGCTGGGCCGGACCATGGGGCCTCCTTCGGGCAGAAGGTAGAGCCCGAGCGTGCGGCCGCCTTCGGGCAGGAGACCGAGGTCGAGCGTGGGTCGCTGTTCGGACAGCAAGCAGAGTCCGAGCGCGGGGCGTTGCTCGGGCAGGGAGCCGGGGCCGAGGATGCGTCGTTTGCCCAGCGGGGCGAGCATGCGGCGTTCGGGCAGGGTGCCGAGACCGACGATGCACCTTTCGCACAGGGAACCGGCCGTGCGGCATTCGCGCAGGGAACCGGGGCCGGCGATGCGGCATTCGCGGAGGGAACCGAGGCCGCTGACGCGCCTTTCGGACAGGGGGCTGGGGCCGGCGATACGTCTTTCGCGCGGGGCCCCGAGGCTGACGACGTGTCTTTCGGACAGGGCACCGAGGCCGGAGATGTCTCCCATACGCGGGGCGCACCGGTCGAGGGGACGTCTTTCGCGCAGCAAAGCGCGCCCGAGGATGCTTCGTTCGGGCGAGGTGCTGAGCAGGAGCAAAGCGGCTTGGTGTTCGGGCAGCAGGCTGGGGCTGAACGTGGCCACCGGTACGCGCCCGAGCCCGAGGCCGAGCAAACTTACGGCTCGCACGCGGCTGCCGAAGACGAGCCGCCGGCTTACGCGTTCGGTGGTGGAGAACCCGAGTCGCCGGTCGAGGAGGAGAAGGCCACCGAGACGACCGCCGTTCTGCCCAAGCGCCAGCCGCGCTCGACGCCGCCCAGCAGCTTCGAGCCGCCGCGTCCCTCGATGCGGTCGATCGAGCGTCGCGAGCCCGTGGTGGACGAAGGTGGCCGCAGTGGTTCGCTGTTCGAACCCACCGTGCGCCGCAACACTGCCCCGGGCTCCCATGCCGCGCCCGAGCCGGCGCCAGCTCCTCCGCCGCCTGCCCGCGCCCACGTGTCTGACCGCAGCGTCCCGCCTGGGCCCTTCGGCCCGGGGTCGGCGATGCCGCGTCCGGGAGGCGGCCGCCCGTCCGACGAGTTCGAGGTCAAGGCGAGCGTGACGGCTCTGCGTTACTGCACCGAGGAATCGCCGCAGTTCAACCGGATGGTGGCCGAGGTGTGGTTCCGCTCCGCTGCGGACGCCGAGCGCGTTGGATTCCGGCCGCTGGGCTGACACTGGGATTTCGGCCCAGTTTGGAAGCCGCCGGTCCGGGTCCTGGAGGGGATCGGAGGGGGCTCCTGAACGGCGGGGAGCGGGTTCTGGCCCGAGGCGTGGACGAGACGGGCGGTGCTGGAAGGTCGGACTGACCGGTGCTCTGACAGACGGAGTCCGGCCGCGGACTTGAAGGAACTGGGGAGACTGACCGGTGCTCTGACAGACGTGGGGTCCGGCCGCGGATTTGAAAGAACTGGGAGACGGACTTTGCGTCTGTCCATTGTGGTGGAAGGCGATGGGGCCCGGCCGCTGTTGTGAAGGACGGGTGGGGCTGACCGCCGTCGTGGAGGTTGGGTCGGTCCCCGTTCTGGAAGATGTGGGGGACCGGCCCGCCGCCTTGAAAGGCCTGGGGGACTGGCCGCCGTGGTGAAGGGTGTTGGGGGAACGGTCCCGTTCGGAAAGACGTGCGGACCGGCCCTGTGAAGGACGTCGGGGATCTGTCCACTGTGGAAGCCGACGGGACGGCCGCGGGCCTGAAGGACGTCGGGGGTCTGTCCACTGTGGAAGCCGACGGGACGACGACGGGACGGCCGCGGGACACTAGCCCCATCGTGAAGACGTCGGAGTCCGGCCGCCGTCGCGAAACACGTGAACCGGCCCCTGCAACAAAAACGACGAAAGCCGGCCCCCCGCGTGGGTGGGCCGGCTGTCGCTGCCTGGGTCAGGCGATGACTGTCCAGGTGTCCTTGCCGGTGAGCAGGGACTGCAGGTTCGGCGCCTTCGCGGTGCGGGCGTCCTCGACCTGGGCGCGGGCCTGGTCGTCGTAGGTGGGGCGGGCCACTTGGCGGAAGATGCCCGTCGGGGTGTGGTTGAGGTTCTGGTCGCCCAGCCGGGACAACGCGAAGGCGTAGGCGGTATCGGTGATGCCCGGGTCGTGGACGATCACGTTGTCCTCGCCGATCTCGGACACCTTGCCGACCTCGAAGCCGCCCCAGCCGGTGGTCGTGACGCCGAACTCCTGCTCCGGGCCGAAGCGGATCGGCTCGCCCGCGCGCAGTGGGATGAGCCGGGTGGCGGCTTCGTCCTTGTCCTTGAGGACGTCGAAGGCGCCGTCGTTGAAGATGGGGCAGTTCTGGTAGATCTCGACGACTGCGGAACCGCGGTGTTGCGCCGCGGCGGTGAGCACCTCCGTGAGCCCGGCTTTGTCGCTGTCGAGGGCGCGGCCGACGAACGTGGCCTCGGCGCCCAGGGCGAGGGACACCGGGTTGAACGGGGTGTCGACCGAGCCCATCGGGGTGGACTTGGTGACCATGCCCTGCCCGGAGGTGGGCGAGTACTGGCCCTTGGTCAACCCGTAGATCCGGTTGTTGAACAGCAGGATCTTGATGTTCACGTTGCGGCGCAACGCATGGATCAGATGGTTGCCGCCGATGGACAGTGCGTCGCCGTCGCCGGTGACGACCCATACCGACAGGTCCGGCCGGGTGGTGGCCAGGCCGGTGGCGATCGCGGGGGCGCGGCCGTGGATGGAGTGCATCCCATAGGTGTTGAGGTAGTACGGGAACCGCGAGGAGCAGCCGATGCCGGAGACGAACACGATGTTCTCGCGCTTGAGCCCGAGTGTCGGCAGGAACGACTGGACGGTGTTGAGCACGACGTAGTCGCCGCAGCCGGGGCACCAGCGGACTTCCTGATCAGACTTGTACTCCTTGGCCTTCTGCGTCTCGTCCGTGTGCGGGACGAGGTCGAGGCCACCAGGTACCGGCAGTCCGAGGTCGGTGGCGGTCATGCGGGCACAACCCCTTCGATGATGTCGGTGAACACGTGTTGCAGCTCTTCGGCCTTGAACGGCAGGCCGGCCACCTTGGTGTAGGACTGGACGTCGGTCAGGTACTTCGCGCGCAGCAGCATCGCCAGCTGGCCGAGGTTCATCTCCGGCACCACGACCTTGTCGTAGGAGGCCAGGATCGCCCCCAGGTTCTTGGGGAACGGGTTGAGGTTGCGCAGATGCGCCTGCGCGATCGGCATCCCGGCCTTGCGCACCCGGCGGCACGCGGCGCCGATCGGGCCGAACGTCGAGCCCCAGCCCAGCGCCAGCACGCGCGCCTTGCCACCGGAGGGGTCATCGACCACCAGGTCGGGCACCTCGATGTTGTCGATCTTGCGTTGGCGCAGCCGGACCATGTGGTCGTGGTTGTCCGGGTCGTAGGAGATGTTGCCCTTGCCGTCGGCCTTCTCCAGCCCGCCGATGCGGTGCTGCAGCCCCGGCGTGCCCGGGATGGCCCACTCGCGGGCCAACGTCTCCGGGTCCCGCACATACGGCCAGAACTCGTCCGACCCGTCCTGCGCGTTCGGCTTCGACGCGAACTCCACCCGCAGGTCCGGCAACGTCGAGATGTCCGGGATCAGCCACGGCTCGGAACCGTTCGCGTTCGCCCCGTCGGACAGGATCAGCACCGGGGTGCGGTACTTCAACGCGATCCCGACCGCTTCCAGCGCGGCGCCGAAGCAGTCACCCGGCGACTGGGGCGCGACGATCGGCACCGGCGACTCGGAGTTGCGCCCGAACATCGCCTGCAGCAGGTCGGCCTGCTCGGTCTTGGTCGGCAACCCCGTCGACGGGCCGCCGCGCTGCACGTCGATCACGATCAGCGGCAGCTCCAGCATCACACCCAGACCGATGGTCTCCGACTTCAGCGCGATCCCCGGACCCGAGGTCGACGTGACACCCAGCGCACCGCCGTAGGAGGCGCCCAGCGCCGCACCGATCCCGGCGATCTCGTCCTCCGCCTGGAAGGTGAGCACGCCGAAGTTCTTGTGCCGGGACAGCTCGTGCAGGATGTCCGAGGCCGGGGTGATCGGATAGGTCCCCAGCAGCACCTTCAACCCCGACTGCTGTCCCGCCGCCACGATTCCGTAGGCGAGCGCGGTGTTGCCGGTGATCTGCCGGTACGTGCCCGGCGCCAGCTTGGCCGGGGCCACCTCGAACGTCGTCACGAACGACTCGGTCGTCTCGCCGTAGTTCCAGCCCGCGCGGAACGCCAGGATGTTCGCCTCGGCGATGTCGGGCTTCTTCGCGAACTTCTCCCGCAGGAACGCCTCGGTGCCCTCGGTCGGCCGGTGGTACATCCACGACAACAGCCCCAGCGCGAACATGTTCTTACACCGCTCGGCGTCCTTCTTGCCCAGACCAGTGTCCGCCAGCGCACCCTGGGTCAGCGTCGACATCGCGACCTCGTGCACCTGATACGCCGAGAGCGACTCGTCCTCCAGCGGATTGGCGTCATAGCCGACCTTCGTCAGGTTCCGCTTGCTGAACTCGTCGGTGTTCACGATCAGCGTCCCCTGGTGGGGCAGGTCCGCCAGGTTCGCCTTCAACGCCGCCGGGTTCATCGCCACCAGCACGTCCGGCCGGTCGCCCGGGGTCAGGATGTCGTAGTCCGCGAAATGGACCTGGAAGGACGACACACCAGGGATCGTGCCCTGAGGCGCGCGGATCTCAGCCGGGAAGTTCGGCAGCGTGGCCAGGTCGTTCCCGAACGCGGCAGCCTCCGAGGTGAACCGATCACCCGTCAACTGCATGCCGTCACCGGAGTCACCGGCGAAGCGAATCACCACCCGGTCCAGCTTGGAGATCTCGGTCTGACGGGTTGCCGACAACGCACCGTTGCCATTGGCACTCGTGCTCATAGGTCAGGGAATCCCTCTCTCCAGGCCTGCCGTGTCTGCGATGACACCTTCCGCCGGGCGCACCTCTGCCGATACCTCTACCTTACTTTGCATTTTGGGCGGCCGTCCCATGGTGTGACCCGGCTTACCTGCTACTCGATGGTAACGGTTACTTTCCGCTGCTGATCCTGGCCTGCATCGCACTCAGCCGGTGGCTGAACTCCGGCGATGCGAGTGACTCCACCTGGGGCCCGAGCTCAGTCTCCACCGCATCCGCGTGCTCGGTAAGAGGCAAGGTCAGCCGCATCGACCGCTTCGTCGTGAGTACCAGATCCCGGGGTGCGGCCGCAGCCGGCGCGGCCAGTTCGAGCGCGGCGGCCAGTAACTCTTCGTGAGTACCATCGACTGTCCGCATGGTGAGACCGGCCTGCTCCGCCCCGGCGGCGTCGAGCGACTGGCCGAACAAGGTCATCGCCCGTGCCCGCTGTACCCCGACCGCGCGCTGCAGCATCCAGGTCATGCCCCCGCCCGGGTGCAATCCGAGCTCGAGGAACCGGGGGATGAACTTCGCCCTCGGCCCGGCGAGGCGGACGTCCGCGGCGAGCGCGAGGTTCAGACCGGCGCCCACGGCTGCCCCGCCCACCGCGGCGATCGTCGGCAGCGCGCACCGCGCCACCGCGAGGAAGCCCGCGTAGACCGCGCGAAGCCCTTGTTCCCGTGCCTCGCCCAGCGCACTCAGGTCCGCGCCCGCGCAGAACGCCGGCGGCGTACCGGTCACGATCAGCGCGTGGACGTCGCTGTCCTGCTCGGCGTCGGCCACCGCGCTCGCCAGGTCCGCCGACAGCGCGAGGGTGAGCGAGTTGCGCCGTCCGGGAGCGTCGACGGTGATCACGGCGACCTTGCCCACGCGTTCGGCCAGAATCTGTTCGGTCATGCCGACCATCATGTCCCTGGCGTCGGCGGGCGCTCCAGCAGCCTCGACAGCACGACGGTGGACACGGTCCGGTCGATGATCTCCAGCCCGCGCAGCCGTTCCAGCGCCGTCTCGAGCTGGTGGATGTCGGCGGCCCGCAGGTGCACGATCGCGTCCGCCGCGCCCGTCACCGTGTAGGCGGCCACCACCTCGGGCAGCGGTTCCAGCCGGGCGCGGATGCGCGCGGGCGGCACGTTGCCGCGGCAGTGGACCTCGACGAACGCCTCCGTGCCCCGGCCCAGCGCCTCCGGGTCGACCACCGCGGTGAAGCCGCGCAGCACCCCGGTCTCGAGCAGGCGGTCCACCCGCCGTTTCACCGCGGGCGCGGACAGGCCGACCACCTTGCCGATCTCGGCGTAGCTGGACCGCGCGTTGGTCACCAGGCACGAAACGATTCGCTGATCTAACGGGTTCACACGCAATGTTTAGCAGGTATGAGCGCAAGGAGCCGCGATTGATTGTCGCTGAATCGAGCCATACCGTAGGTTCATGACTCCTCGGGTGCCGCTGACCCGCCGCTACCTCATGTGCCCGCCGCGGTACTTCGCGGTCGACTACGCGATCAACCCCTGGATGGACCCGAGTCGCCCGGTCGACGTGCAGCGCGCGCTGGCGCAGTGGACCGCGCTGCGCGACACCTACCGCCGCCTCGGGCACACCGTGGAGGAGATCGAGCCGCAGCCCGGCCTGCCCGACATGGTCTTCGCCGCGAACTCCGGCACCGTGATCGACGGACGGGTCCTCGGCTCCCGGTTCCGCGCGCCGCAGCGCGTGCCCGAGGCCGATCACTACCGCCGGTGGTTCGTCGAGCACGGCTACCGCGACGTGGTGATGCCGTCGCGGATCAACGAGGCCGAGGGTGACTTCGCGTGGACGGGTCGGATGATCCTCGCCGGCACCGGCTTCCGGACCGACCCCGAGGCACACGGGGAGGCGCAGGAGATCCTCGGCGTGCCCGTGTTGTCACTGCGTCTGGTGGACCCGCGCTACTACCACCTCGACACGGCGCTGTTCGTGCTGAGCGAGGCGACCGAGTCCGCAGCCGCCCAGATCGCGTACTATCCGGAAGCCTTTTCCGTTGGCTCACAACGGGTTCTGGCGCGCCTGTTCCCCGACGCCGTGCTCGCCGGTGCGGCGGACGCGGAGTGCTTCGGGCTGAACGGGGTGTCCGACGGGCGCAACGTGGTGTTGCCGGTCGAGGCGACCGCGCTCGCGAAGCGGCTCGCCGAGCGGGGCTACGAACCCGTGTTCGCCGACATCTCCGAGCTGCGCAAGGCAGGCGGCGGTCCTAAGTGCTGCACGCTGGAGATTCGCAAGTAACGAGATGACGTTCGGGTTGGTCGAATAATTTCCCTCGTGCCACAAGGGTTTTCGGCCAAGCCGAAGACGATGTCTCATTTCGAGATCGGAGCTGTTCGGCTCGGTCCGGCTTTGTAACAACACTCCTGAACTCCCCGAATCAGGGGTGTACGCACGCCGCGTCCGGGAGCCGAGGAGCCGATTGCCGATGACCACCTGCCGACTCTGCGGTTCGACGAACATGGAAAGTGTCGTCGATCTGGGCGCGACTCCGCCCTGTGAGCGATTCCTCACTGTAGAGCAGCTGGCCGAGCCGGAGATCACGTATCCGTTGCATTTGCAGGTCTGTACCGACTGCTGGCTGGCGCAGATCCCGCCGCTGATCACGCCCGAGGACACCTTCACCGAGTACGCGTACTTCTCGTCCTTTTCGGAATCCTGGGTCGAGCACGCGCGCAGGTTCGTGCGGGACGCGGCCGAACGGGTCGGACTCGACGAGAGCTCGTTCGTCGTCGAGGTCGCCAGCAACGACGGGTATCTGCTCCGGCACGTTGTGGCACAGGGGATTCCCTGCCTGGGCGTCGAACCTTCGGTGAACGTCGGGCAGGCGGCCCGCGACGGCGGGGTGCCGACGCTGACCGCGTTCCTCAGTCCGGAGACCGGCGCGGCCGTCCGCGCGGAACACGGCCCGGCGAACCTCGTCGTCGCCAACAACGTCTACGCGCACATTCCCGACGTGATCGGGTTCACGCAGGGCCTGCGTGCGCTGGTGGCCGACGACGGCTGGGTCTCGATCGAGGTGCAGCACCTGCTCACGCTGATCGAGAAGACCCAGTACGACACCATCTACCACGAGCACTTCCAGTACTACACGGTGGAATCGGCGCGGCAGGCGCTGGCGACCGGCGGTCTGTCGCTTGTGGACGTCGAGCTGCTGCCGACGCACGGCGGGTCGATCCGGCTGTGGGCGCGGCCTGCGGAGGTCGCCGGTGCGCCCTCGCCGCGGATGGTCGACGCGCTGGCCGCGGAGAAGGCGGCCGGGCTGCACGAGCTCGCCGGCTACACCGAGTTCGCCGCCAGGGTCGCCCGGGTGCGCCGTGACCTGCTGAAGTTCCTGGTCGCGGCCGCCGAGGAGGGCAAGACGGTCGTCGGCTACGGGGCGCCGGGCAAGGGCAACACGCTGCTCAACCACTGCGGCATCCGGCCGGACCTGCTCGCCTACACGGTCGACCGCAACCCGTACAAGCACGGCCGGTACACCCCCGGCACCCGGATTCCCGTGCTGCCGCCGGA
Proteins encoded in this region:
- a CDS encoding class I SAM-dependent methyltransferase → MTTCRLCGSTNMESVVDLGATPPCERFLTVEQLAEPEITYPLHLQVCTDCWLAQIPPLITPEDTFTEYAYFSSFSESWVEHARRFVRDAAERVGLDESSFVVEVASNDGYLLRHVVAQGIPCLGVEPSVNVGQAARDGGVPTLTAFLSPETGAAVRAEHGPANLVVANNVYAHIPDVIGFTQGLRALVADDGWVSIEVQHLLTLIEKTQYDTIYHEHFQYYTVESARQALATGGLSLVDVELLPTHGGSIRLWARPAEVAGAPSPRMVDALAAEKAAGLHELAGYTEFAARVARVRRDLLKFLVAAAEEGKTVVGYGAPGKGNTLLNHCGIRPDLLAYTVDRNPYKHGRYTPGTRIPVLPPERIAADRPDYVLVLPWNLRAELSQQLSYVEEWGGKLVFPIPHLEIVEGKSS